The Pseudomonas asiatica genome has a segment encoding these proteins:
- a CDS encoding PaaI family thioesterase: MNDHPLSLQALAAPDGTCYGCGCSHPSGLHLQSHWDTDGIHLVCRHAPDSTFIGWPGLVYGGLLAMLVDCHSNWTAMAYHYRNEGREAGSLPRIDCVTGSLGLNYLKPTPMGVELLLKARVEGEVGRKTRVLCEVWADDVLTVTADSVFVRVDTEKLKLKAHGQA, translated from the coding sequence ATGAACGACCACCCCCTTTCCCTCCAGGCCCTTGCCGCACCCGACGGCACTTGCTACGGCTGCGGTTGCTCCCACCCCAGCGGCCTGCACCTGCAAAGCCACTGGGACACCGACGGCATCCACCTAGTGTGCCGACACGCGCCTGACAGCACCTTCATCGGCTGGCCCGGCCTGGTCTACGGTGGGCTGCTGGCGATGCTGGTCGACTGTCACTCCAACTGGACGGCAATGGCTTACCACTACCGCAACGAAGGTCGCGAAGCGGGCAGCCTGCCGCGCATCGACTGTGTCACTGGCAGCCTTGGCCTGAACTACCTCAAGCCCACGCCCATGGGCGTCGAATTGTTGCTCAAGGCGCGTGTGGAAGGTGAGGTAGGGCGCAAGACCCGGGTGCTCTGCGAAGTCTGGGCCGACGATGTGCTGACAGTGACTGCCGACTCGGTGTTCGTTCGCGTCGATACCGAAAAGCTCAAGCTCAAGGCCCACGGCCAGGCCTGA
- a CDS encoding amino acid permease, whose amino-acid sequence MASLHNNKQRSLQHGLTSRQVSMISIAGIIGAGLFIGSSNAIATAGPAILISYAMTGLLVLLVMRMLGEMAIANPNSGSFSTYASEAIGPWAGFTIGWLYWWFWVLIIPVEAIAGADILHAYFPGVPSWLFAFLIMLVLSGTNLISVKNFGAFEYWFALVKVVAIIAFIVVCSLAVFGVWPLAEVSGVSRLWDNGGFMPNGFGTVLGGVLITIFSFFGAEIVTIAADETANPKDKIRRATNLVVYRIAIFYLASIFLVVSLVAWNDPGLKAVGSFQRVLEVLNVPGAKLLVDIVVLVAVTSCMNSGLYTASRMLYSLGARGQALSVTKRISGSGVPTVAVIFSTLAGFAGCFVNYVFPGKVFGFLLSTTGAIALLVYLVIAVSQLRMRARAEREGRPLELKMWLFPWLTWLVIGTIVMVLGYMLFSDAYRYETLMTAGVTAFILLVSLTQRRARVVAQTA is encoded by the coding sequence ATGGCTTCGCTACACAACAACAAACAGCGCTCCCTGCAGCACGGTCTGACGTCCCGTCAGGTATCCATGATCTCCATCGCCGGCATCATCGGCGCCGGCCTGTTCATCGGTTCCTCCAACGCCATCGCCACCGCCGGCCCGGCCATCCTCATCTCCTACGCCATGACCGGCCTGCTGGTCCTGCTGGTGATGCGCATGCTGGGCGAAATGGCCATCGCCAACCCCAACAGCGGCTCGTTTTCCACCTATGCCTCCGAAGCCATCGGCCCTTGGGCGGGCTTTACCATCGGCTGGCTGTACTGGTGGTTCTGGGTACTGATCATTCCGGTCGAGGCCATTGCCGGCGCCGACATCCTGCATGCCTACTTCCCTGGCGTGCCGTCGTGGCTGTTCGCCTTCCTGATCATGCTGGTGCTGTCGGGTACCAACCTGATCAGCGTGAAGAACTTCGGTGCCTTCGAGTACTGGTTCGCGCTGGTCAAGGTGGTGGCGATCATCGCCTTCATCGTGGTCTGCAGCCTGGCGGTGTTTGGCGTCTGGCCGCTGGCCGAGGTGTCCGGGGTCAGCCGGTTGTGGGATAACGGCGGCTTCATGCCCAACGGTTTCGGCACCGTGCTCGGTGGCGTGCTGATCACCATCTTCTCGTTCTTCGGTGCCGAAATCGTCACCATTGCCGCTGACGAAACCGCCAACCCTAAAGACAAGATCCGCCGCGCTACCAACCTGGTGGTGTACCGCATCGCCATCTTCTACCTGGCGTCGATCTTCCTGGTGGTATCGCTGGTGGCGTGGAACGACCCGGGCCTGAAAGCAGTGGGTTCGTTCCAGCGCGTGCTGGAAGTGCTGAACGTGCCGGGCGCCAAGCTGCTGGTGGATATCGTGGTGCTGGTGGCCGTGACCAGCTGCATGAACTCGGGCCTGTACACCGCGTCGCGCATGCTCTATTCGCTGGGTGCCCGCGGCCAGGCGCTGAGCGTTACCAAGCGTATTTCCGGCTCTGGCGTACCGACCGTGGCGGTCATCTTCTCGACCCTGGCCGGCTTTGCCGGGTGCTTCGTCAACTATGTGTTCCCGGGCAAGGTATTCGGCTTCCTGCTGTCCACCACCGGCGCCATCGCCTTGCTGGTGTACCTGGTGATTGCCGTTTCGCAGCTGCGCATGCGGGCCCGTGCCGAGCGTGAAGGGCGGCCGCTGGAGCTGAAGATGTGGCTGTTCCCATGGCTGACCTGGCTGGTGATCGGCACCATCGTCATGGTGCTGGGCTACATGCTGTTCAGCGATGCCTACCGCTACGAGACGCTGATGACCGCCGGGGTGACCGCGTTCATCCTGCTGGTTTCGCTGACCCAGCGGCGCGCCAGGGTGGTTGCCCAGACGGCCTGA
- the gcvA gene encoding transcriptional regulator GcvA: protein MSKRLMPSTTALQCFEAAARHLSFTRAAQELHLTQSAVSKQVAQLEDMLSHSLFQRIRRRLHLTPAGALYLTEVNKILTQIDISSRYILSYGDETEVLRIATQPTFGARWLVPRLKGFGDRYPRIHLDIRNELEPFDLVQAKADIAFFFGQGTWPGATCIELFSEEVVPVCSPQLLANHRFDSAQALTEHRLLQCVSRPEAWHEWFLGLGLHSQNSYHGPRFDTFYLCIRAAIAGCGIALIPRYLVAEELSEGKLVVAWDHPVASNGRHFIAHAEHAAEVPKVRAFVQWIRERVAEGE, encoded by the coding sequence ATGTCCAAACGCCTGATGCCTTCGACCACCGCCCTTCAGTGCTTCGAAGCGGCCGCCCGCCACCTCAGCTTCACCCGCGCGGCCCAGGAACTGCACCTGACCCAGAGCGCCGTCAGCAAGCAGGTGGCGCAGCTCGAGGACATGCTGTCGCACTCGCTGTTCCAGCGCATTCGCCGGCGCCTGCACCTGACCCCGGCCGGCGCGCTGTACCTCACCGAAGTGAACAAGATCCTCACCCAGATCGATATTTCCAGCCGCTACATCCTCAGCTACGGCGATGAGACCGAAGTGCTGCGCATCGCCACCCAGCCCACCTTCGGCGCGCGCTGGCTGGTACCCCGGCTGAAGGGTTTTGGCGACCGCTACCCGCGCATTCACCTGGATATCCGCAATGAGCTGGAGCCGTTCGACCTGGTGCAGGCCAAGGCCGACATTGCGTTTTTCTTCGGCCAGGGCACCTGGCCCGGGGCAACCTGCATCGAGCTGTTCAGCGAGGAAGTGGTGCCGGTGTGCAGCCCGCAGCTGCTGGCCAACCACCGGTTCGACAGCGCCCAGGCGCTGACCGAACACCGCCTGCTGCAGTGCGTGTCGCGCCCGGAGGCCTGGCACGAATGGTTCCTGGGGCTGGGGCTGCATAGCCAGAACAGCTACCACGGGCCCCGCTTCGACACGTTCTACCTGTGCATCCGCGCAGCCATTGCCGGCTGCGGCATCGCCCTGATTCCGCGCTACCTGGTGGCCGAAGAGCTGAGCGAGGGCAAACTGGTGGTGGCCTGGGACCACCCGGTGGCGAGCAATGGCCGGCACTTCATCGCCCATGCCGAGCATGCGGCCGAAGTGCCCAAGGTCAGGGCCTTCGTGCAGTGGATTCGGGAGCGGGTGGCCGAGGGGGAGTGA
- a CDS encoding 2-aminoadipate transaminase, producing the protein MNQESISQSIAIVHPITLSHGRNAEVWDTDGKRYIDFVGGIGVLNLGHCNPAVVEAIQAQAARLTHYAFNAAPHGPYLALMEQLSQFVPVSYPLAGMLTNSGAEAAENALKVARGATGKRAIIAFDGGFHGRTLATLNLNGKVAPYKQRVGELPGPVYHLPYPSADTGVTCEQALKAMDRLFSVELAVEDVAAFIFEPVQGEGGFLALDPAFAQALRRFCDERGILIIIDEIQSGFGRTGQRFAFPRLGIEPDLLLLAKSIAGGMPLGAVVGRKGLMAALPKGGLGGTYSGNPIACAAALASLAQMTDENIATWGERQEQAIVRRFEHWKASGLSPFIGRLTGVGAMRGIEFVNADGSPAPAQLAKVMDAARAKGLLLMPSGKARHIIRLLAPLTIEAEVLEEGLDILEQCLVELGS; encoded by the coding sequence ATGAATCAGGAAAGTATCAGCCAATCCATTGCCATCGTTCACCCGATCACACTTTCCCATGGCCGTAATGCCGAAGTCTGGGACACCGACGGCAAACGTTACATCGACTTCGTCGGCGGTATCGGTGTACTCAACCTGGGCCACTGCAACCCGGCCGTGGTCGAGGCGATCCAGGCCCAGGCCGCTCGCCTTACCCACTACGCCTTCAACGCAGCCCCCCACGGCCCATACCTGGCGCTGATGGAGCAACTGAGCCAATTCGTACCGGTCAGCTACCCGTTAGCCGGCATGCTCACCAACAGCGGTGCGGAAGCTGCGGAAAACGCCCTGAAAGTGGCCCGTGGTGCCACCGGCAAACGCGCCATCATCGCCTTCGACGGCGGCTTCCACGGTCGCACCCTGGCCACCCTGAACCTCAACGGCAAGGTCGCCCCGTACAAGCAGCGGGTCGGTGAACTGCCGGGGCCGGTGTACCACCTGCCCTACCCCAGCGCCGACACCGGGGTTACCTGCGAACAGGCCCTCAAGGCCATGGACCGCCTGTTCAGCGTCGAGCTGGCAGTGGAGGACGTGGCGGCGTTCATCTTCGAGCCGGTGCAGGGCGAAGGCGGCTTCCTCGCCCTTGACCCAGCCTTCGCCCAGGCCCTGCGCCGCTTCTGCGACGAGCGCGGTATCCTGATCATCATCGACGAGATCCAGTCGGGCTTCGGCCGCACCGGCCAGCGCTTCGCCTTCCCGCGTCTGGGCATCGAGCCCGACCTGCTGCTGTTGGCCAAGAGCATTGCCGGCGGCATGCCGCTGGGAGCGGTGGTCGGGCGCAAGGGGTTGATGGCAGCACTGCCCAAGGGCGGCCTGGGTGGCACCTACTCAGGCAACCCGATCGCCTGCGCAGCGGCCCTGGCCAGCCTGGCGCAGATGACCGACGAGAACATCGCTACCTGGGGTGAGCGCCAGGAGCAGGCAATCGTGCGCCGCTTCGAGCATTGGAAGGCCTCGGGTCTGAGCCCGTTCATCGGCCGCCTGACCGGCGTCGGCGCCATGCGCGGGATCGAGTTCGTCAATGCCGACGGCAGCCCGGCACCGGCGCAACTGGCCAAGGTGATGGACGCGGCGCGGGCCAAGGGCCTGTTGCTGATGCCCAGCGGCAAGGCGCGGCACATCATCCGCCTGCTGGCACCGCTGACCATCGAGGCCGAAGTGCTCGAGGAGGGCCTGGATATCCTCGAGCAGTGCCTGGTGGAGCTGGGCTCCTGA
- the fusA gene encoding elongation factor G has translation MARTTPIELYRNIGIVAHVDAGKTTTTERILFYTGVNHKMGEVHDGAATMDWMAQEQERGITITSAATTAFWQGSTKQFAHKYRFNIIDTPGHVDFTIEVERSLRVLDGAVVVFSGADGVEPQSETVWRQANKYHVPRLAYINKMDRQGADFLRVVKQIDQRLGHHPVPIQLAIGSEENFIGQIDLVKMKAIYWNDADQGTSYREEDIPAELQALADEWRAHMIEAAAEANDELTMKFLDGEELSVDEIKAALRQRTIANEIVPTILGSSFKNKGVPLMLDAVIDYLPAPSEIPAIKGTDPDDEEKHLERHADDSEPFSALAFKIATDPFVGTLTFARVYSGVLSSGNAVLNSVKGKKERIGRMVQMHANQRAEIKDVCAGDIAALIGMKDVTTGDTLCDMDKPIILERMDFPDPVISVAVEPKTKADQEKMGIALGKLAQEDPSFRVRTDEETGQTIISGMGELHLDIIVDRMRREFNVEANIGKPQVAYREKIRNTCEIEGRFVRQSGGRGQYGHCWIRFAPGDEGKEGLEFINEIVGGVVPREYIPAIQKGIEEQMKNGVLAGYPLINLKAAVFDGSYHDVDSNEMAYKIAASMATKQLSQKGGAVLLEPVMKVEVVTPEEYQGDILGDLSRRRGMIQDGDETPAGKVIRAEVPLGEMFGYATSMRSMTQGRASFSMEFTRYAEAPASIADAIVKKNRGE, from the coding sequence ATGGCCCGTACAACGCCCATCGAGCTGTACCGCAATATCGGTATCGTCGCCCACGTGGACGCCGGCAAGACCACGACCACCGAGCGGATCCTGTTCTACACCGGGGTCAACCACAAGATGGGCGAAGTGCACGATGGTGCCGCGACCATGGACTGGATGGCCCAGGAGCAGGAGCGCGGCATCACCATCACCTCGGCGGCGACCACTGCCTTCTGGCAGGGCTCGACCAAGCAGTTCGCTCACAAGTACCGCTTCAACATCATCGACACCCCGGGCCACGTCGACTTCACCATCGAGGTGGAGCGCTCGCTGCGCGTGCTCGATGGCGCGGTAGTGGTGTTCAGCGGCGCGGACGGGGTCGAACCGCAGTCCGAGACCGTATGGCGCCAGGCCAACAAGTACCATGTGCCGCGCCTGGCCTACATCAACAAGATGGACCGCCAGGGCGCCGACTTCCTGCGCGTGGTCAAGCAGATCGACCAGCGCCTGGGCCACCATCCGGTGCCGATCCAGCTGGCCATCGGCAGCGAAGAGAATTTCATCGGCCAGATCGACCTGGTGAAGATGAAGGCCATCTATTGGAACGATGCCGACCAGGGCACCAGCTACCGCGAAGAAGACATCCCTGCCGAGCTGCAGGCGCTGGCCGACGAATGGCGCGCGCACATGATCGAGGCCGCCGCCGAAGCCAATGATGAGCTGACCATGAAGTTTCTCGATGGCGAGGAACTGAGCGTCGATGAAATCAAGGCTGCCTTGCGTCAGCGCACCATCGCCAATGAAATCGTGCCGACAATCCTCGGCTCGTCGTTCAAGAACAAGGGCGTGCCGCTGATGCTCGACGCGGTCATCGACTACCTCCCCGCCCCGTCGGAGATCCCGGCCATCAAGGGCACCGACCCGGATGACGAAGAAAAGCACCTGGAGCGACACGCCGACGACAGCGAGCCGTTCTCGGCCCTGGCATTCAAGATCGCCACCGACCCGTTCGTCGGCACCCTGACCTTCGCCCGGGTCTACTCCGGCGTGCTCAGCTCCGGCAACGCGGTACTCAACTCGGTAAAGGGCAAGAAGGAACGCATCGGCCGCATGGTGCAGATGCATGCCAACCAGCGGGCTGAAATCAAGGATGTGTGCGCCGGCGACATCGCCGCGCTGATCGGCATGAAGGACGTGACCACCGGCGACACCCTGTGCGACATGGACAAGCCGATCATCCTCGAACGCATGGACTTCCCCGACCCGGTAATTTCCGTGGCGGTGGAGCCCAAGACCAAGGCCGACCAGGAAAAAATGGGCATCGCCCTGGGCAAGCTGGCCCAGGAAGATCCGTCATTCCGCGTGCGCACCGACGAGGAAACCGGCCAGACCATTATCTCGGGCATGGGCGAGTTGCACCTGGACATCATCGTCGACCGCATGCGCCGCGAGTTCAACGTCGAGGCCAACATCGGCAAGCCGCAGGTGGCCTACCGCGAGAAAATCCGCAACACCTGCGAGATCGAGGGCCGCTTCGTCCGCCAGTCCGGCGGCCGAGGCCAGTACGGCCACTGCTGGATCCGCTTCGCCCCCGGCGACGAGGGCAAGGAAGGCCTGGAGTTCATCAACGAGATCGTTGGCGGCGTGGTACCACGCGAATACATCCCGGCTATCCAGAAAGGCATCGAGGAGCAGATGAAGAACGGCGTGCTGGCCGGCTACCCGCTGATCAACCTGAAGGCGGCGGTGTTCGACGGCTCGTACCACGATGTCGACTCGAACGAAATGGCCTACAAGATCGCCGCCTCGATGGCCACCAAGCAGCTGTCGCAGAAAGGTGGGGCGGTGTTGCTGGAACCGGTGATGAAGGTGGAAGTGGTGACCCCGGAGGAATACCAGGGTGACATCCTCGGCGACCTGAGCCGGCGCCGCGGGATGATCCAGGACGGTGACGAAACGCCGGCCGGCAAGGTGATCCGTGCCGAGGTGCCGCTGGGCGAGATGTTCGGCTACGCCACCTCGATGCGCTCCATGACCCAGGGCCGGGCCAGCTTCTCGATGGAGTTCACCCGTTATGCCGAGGCACCGGCGAGCATTGCCGATGCCATCGTCAAGAAGAACCGCGGGGAATAA
- a CDS encoding SulP family inorganic anion transporter: MKPARLRADVLAGLTTSFALVPECIAFALVAHLNPLMGLYGAFIICTLTALFGGRPGMISGAAGSMAVVIVALVVQHGAQYLLATVLLGGVVMILFGLLRLGKLVRLVPYPVMLGFVNGLAIVIAMAQLEHFKEGGHWLGGTPLYLMIGLVALTMAVVYVLPKLTRAVPPALVAILGVGLLVYLLGLPTRTLGDMARIAGGLPQLALPDVPWNLETLKIIAPYAVLMAMVGLLETLLTLNLTDEITESRGYPDRECVALGAANMVSGLCGGMGGCAMIGQTVINLSSNGRGRLSGVVAGVMVLLFVLFLSPLIERIPLAALVGVMFVVAQQTFAWASLRVLHKVPLSDVLAIIAVTLVTVLTDLAVAVLFGIVIAAVNFAWQHARELYADSHEDAEEGKHYQVHGTLFFASTTVFLNQFDPANDPAKVTLDCQHLSFVDYSAIAALKTLRERYARAGKQLRVVHLSERCKKLLKRAGEQH, translated from the coding sequence ATGAAACCCGCCCGACTTCGCGCCGACGTGCTCGCCGGCCTGACCACCTCATTCGCCCTGGTGCCCGAGTGCATCGCCTTTGCCCTGGTGGCTCACCTCAACCCGCTGATGGGCCTGTATGGCGCCTTCATCATCTGCACCTTGACGGCGCTGTTCGGTGGTCGACCGGGGATGATTTCCGGGGCCGCCGGCTCGATGGCGGTGGTAATCGTTGCGCTGGTGGTGCAGCACGGTGCGCAGTACCTGCTGGCCACGGTTTTGCTGGGCGGCGTGGTGATGATCCTGTTCGGCTTGCTGCGCCTGGGCAAGCTGGTGCGGTTGGTGCCGTACCCGGTGATGCTCGGCTTCGTCAACGGCCTGGCGATCGTCATTGCCATGGCCCAGCTGGAGCACTTCAAGGAGGGCGGGCACTGGCTCGGCGGTACGCCGCTGTACCTGATGATCGGCCTGGTGGCGCTGACCATGGCGGTAGTCTACGTGCTGCCGAAGTTGACCCGTGCGGTGCCGCCAGCGCTGGTGGCGATCCTTGGCGTTGGTTTGCTGGTGTACCTGCTCGGCCTGCCCACACGCACCCTGGGCGACATGGCGCGCATCGCCGGTGGCCTGCCGCAGCTGGCCCTGCCGGACGTGCCGTGGAACCTCGAGACCCTGAAGATCATCGCCCCCTACGCGGTGCTGATGGCCATGGTCGGCCTGCTGGAAACCCTGCTCACGCTCAACCTGACCGATGAAATCACCGAGAGCCGTGGCTACCCGGACCGCGAGTGTGTGGCGCTGGGCGCGGCCAACATGGTTTCCGGCCTGTGCGGTGGCATGGGTGGTTGCGCGATGATCGGCCAGACGGTGATCAACCTCAGCTCCAATGGCCGTGGCCGGCTGTCAGGTGTGGTGGCCGGGGTGATGGTCCTGCTGTTCGTGCTGTTCCTGTCGCCGCTGATCGAGCGTATTCCGCTGGCGGCGCTGGTCGGGGTGATGTTCGTGGTGGCGCAGCAGACCTTTGCCTGGGCGTCGTTGCGGGTGCTGCACAAGGTGCCGCTGAGCGATGTGCTGGCGATCATTGCCGTGACCCTGGTAACGGTGCTCACCGACCTGGCGGTGGCGGTTCTGTTCGGCATCGTCATCGCGGCGGTGAACTTTGCCTGGCAGCATGCGCGGGAGCTGTATGCCGACAGCCATGAGGATGCGGAGGAGGGCAAGCATTACCAGGTGCATGGCACGCTGTTCTTTGCCTCGACTACGGTGTTCCTGAACCAGTTCGACCCGGCTAACGACCCGGCCAAGGTGACCCTGGATTGCCAGCATTTGAGCTTTGTCGATTATTCCGCGATTGCGGCGTTGAAGACCTTGCGGGAGCGGTATGCGAGGGCGGGCAAGCAGTTGCGGGTGGTGCATCTGTCCGAGCGCTGCAAGAAGCTGCTGAAGCGGGCTGGGGAGCAGCACTGA
- a CDS encoding S8/S53 family peptidase: MKRGLILLLWLCSLGAQAAADSLRIKQLQRCGDLFGDGQQQWCLRAEGLGAQLPTVWLGGARLPTADFERQGDRLTLKFAKQALRSAPLWLEDGERTSNPVWLTRQRSHVVAAGPDEVAKNMDGLTTYVDLVSLLIEEKHDGLGEARRIAGKYGAQVVGAIPPLNVYQLRLPVGDLVQRDAMILRMGSEVSVDAVIVEESAPERGEEGSGRDALAIDQADEWAANRFMDALYYYQRRIAASSLPVQPVRVGVIEREVDFDAPGFSHYRGRCEQAQTCLYARDGDRPGSHGSHVAGILANQDEGFLPRLGKHSPGFEVIVERNSDAGITANIAASVNLVEDGVRVLNWSWGIHRVGARDVKGDEVDSLVRSGLAMSGYEELLEEFFLWLRAEHPDVVVVNSAGNGASWSGTDEYRLPSSFITEQLLVVGGHQRSDKSVAVEHPGHVGKRHSSNIDMRVDVSAAACIRPGAGTAHCGTSYATPLVTATVATMLSINPALTPEQVRMLLRRSALTLGAEQDFEAMDAEDLTAPILPSERGGQLNHPDLGRSARLDMQRALDLAVQSRERVR, from the coding sequence ATGAAGCGTGGTCTGATTCTGTTGTTGTGGCTTTGCAGCCTTGGTGCCCAGGCTGCAGCTGATTCGTTGCGCATCAAACAGCTGCAGCGTTGTGGCGACCTGTTTGGCGATGGCCAGCAGCAATGGTGCCTGCGCGCCGAGGGGCTCGGGGCGCAGCTGCCGACGGTCTGGCTCGGTGGTGCGCGGCTGCCGACAGCCGATTTCGAGCGGCAAGGTGACCGGCTTACGCTGAAATTTGCCAAACAAGCCCTGCGCAGTGCTCCGCTGTGGCTGGAGGACGGCGAGCGCACCAGCAACCCGGTTTGGCTGACCCGCCAGCGCAGCCATGTTGTGGCCGCCGGGCCTGATGAAGTGGCGAAGAACATGGATGGCCTCACCACCTATGTGGACCTGGTAAGCCTTTTGATCGAGGAAAAACATGATGGCCTCGGCGAAGCCCGACGGATCGCCGGGAAGTACGGCGCCCAGGTCGTGGGTGCCATACCGCCGCTGAATGTCTACCAGTTGCGCTTGCCGGTGGGCGACCTGGTGCAGCGCGACGCGATGATCCTGCGCATGGGCAGTGAAGTCAGCGTGGACGCAGTGATTGTCGAGGAGTCTGCCCCGGAGCGTGGCGAGGAAGGCAGCGGGCGTGACGCCCTGGCCATCGATCAGGCGGATGAGTGGGCCGCCAACCGCTTCATGGACGCGCTGTACTACTACCAGCGGCGAATTGCCGCTTCCAGCTTGCCGGTGCAACCGGTGCGGGTCGGGGTGATCGAGCGAGAGGTGGACTTCGACGCGCCAGGCTTCAGCCATTATCGAGGGCGCTGCGAGCAGGCGCAGACATGCCTGTATGCGCGCGACGGTGATCGCCCAGGCAGTCACGGCAGCCATGTGGCCGGTATCCTGGCGAACCAGGATGAAGGCTTTCTGCCAAGGCTGGGCAAGCACAGTCCTGGCTTCGAGGTGATTGTCGAGCGCAACTCGGATGCCGGTATCACCGCCAACATCGCTGCATCGGTGAACCTGGTCGAGGATGGGGTGCGGGTGTTGAACTGGAGCTGGGGCATCCATCGGGTAGGCGCGCGCGATGTCAAAGGTGACGAAGTCGATTCGCTGGTGCGTTCCGGGCTGGCCATGAGTGGCTATGAGGAACTGCTCGAGGAGTTCTTCCTGTGGCTGCGCGCCGAGCACCCTGATGTGGTGGTGGTCAACTCGGCGGGTAATGGTGCGTCCTGGTCGGGTACCGATGAATATCGCCTGCCATCGTCGTTCATCACCGAACAATTGCTGGTGGTGGGCGGGCACCAGCGCAGTGACAAGTCAGTGGCGGTCGAACACCCTGGACATGTGGGCAAGCGCCATAGCTCCAACATCGACATGCGCGTGGATGTCAGTGCGGCGGCCTGCATTCGCCCGGGTGCGGGCACTGCGCATTGTGGCACGTCGTACGCAACACCGCTGGTGACCGCAACCGTGGCGACGATGCTGTCGATCAACCCGGCGCTGACCCCCGAACAGGTGCGCATGCTGTTGCGGCGCAGCGCCTTGACCTTGGGCGCCGAGCAGGATTTCGAAGCGATGGACGCCGAGGACCTGACGGCGCCGATCCTGCCGTCTGAGCGTGGCGGCCAACTGAACCACCCCGACCTTGGGCGTTCGGCGCGCCTGGACATGCAGCGCGCTCTGGACCTGGCCGTGCAAAGCCGGGAGCGGGTGCGCTGA
- a CDS encoding secretin N-terminal domain-containing protein — protein MSIPPAEIMDMPLRPLFAALLLAASLTAQAATEVLPLQHRSSAELLPAAQAFIGKDGTVSAFENKLIVNASPERIDDLRTLLQQLDTAPKRLLISVDNNDSNFQDNRGNARVIHYGTSNRDGGMQQIQASEGQPALIQVGQSIPITSTSTDGYGRIQSNTEYRNVTQGFYVTPSLSGDTVRLQISTNNDRISQERADVVKVQSTDTTITGKLGEWITLAGYNQQSQADRSASSHSYSTQRGENMTLRVKVDLLD, from the coding sequence ATGTCCATTCCACCTGCGGAGATCATGGACATGCCGCTACGCCCCCTATTCGCCGCCTTGCTGCTGGCCGCCAGCCTCACCGCCCAGGCCGCCACCGAGGTATTGCCGCTACAACACCGCAGCAGCGCCGAACTGCTGCCCGCCGCCCAGGCGTTCATTGGCAAGGACGGCACGGTCAGCGCCTTCGAGAACAAGCTGATCGTCAACGCCAGCCCCGAGCGCATCGACGACCTGCGCACCCTGCTGCAACAGCTGGACACCGCACCCAAGCGCCTGCTGATCAGCGTCGACAACAACGACAGCAACTTCCAGGACAACCGTGGCAACGCACGTGTCATCCACTACGGCACCAGCAACCGTGACGGCGGCATGCAGCAGATTCAGGCCAGCGAAGGCCAGCCGGCGCTGATTCAGGTTGGCCAGAGCATCCCGATCACCAGCACCAGCACCGACGGCTACGGGCGCATCCAGAGCAACACCGAATACCGCAACGTGACCCAGGGTTTCTACGTCACGCCCAGCCTGAGCGGCGATACGGTTCGTCTGCAAATAAGCACCAATAATGACCGCATCAGCCAGGAACGTGCTGATGTAGTGAAAGTGCAAAGCACCGACACGACAATCACCGGCAAGCTCGGAGAATGGATCACCCTGGCCGGCTACAACCAGCAGAGCCAAGCCGACCGTAGCGCGTCAAGCCACAGTTACAGCACCCAACGGGGTGAAAACATGACTTTGCGTGTCAAAGTCGACCTTCTCGACTGA